ATTAGTGATGGAACTTTGGAAATTGGAAAAGGAATTGTTAATTATAGTTCTGATGAGATAGAAAAGATTAAAGGTGCTCATTCAAATGAGATTAAAAAAATTCTTGGATATTTTAATAAGACTGAGGTTATTCACAGAGATAATATGGTTATAGGAGGAGATAAAGATGAGTATTAGAGAAGAACTGATTTCACAGGCGGATGCAGCTAAAAAAGCAGCCCGAAAATTAGCAAAGGCTGGTACAAATGAAAAAAATAAAGCCTTAAATTTGATTGCTGACAAACTGCTTGAAAGAAAGGACGAAATATTAAAAAGCAATGAAAAGGATATGCATCAGGGTAGAGAAAATGATTTGAGTCGCGCTTTATTAGATAGGCTTCAACTAACGGAAGCAAGGATTAAAGGGATGGCCCAGGGACTAAGAGAAGTTGCCTCTCAAGATGATCCAATTGGTGAAGTACCTGAGATGTGGAAGAGACCTAATGGTTTACAGATAGGCAAAATTAGAGTTCCGCTTGGGGTTATTGGGATTATTTATGAAGCTAGACCAAATGTTACAGTTGATGTTGCTGGTTTATGCTTAAAGTCTGGAAATACTGTTATTTTACGTGGTGGCTCAAATGCTTTCAATTCAAATCAAATTTTAACTAACATTATTCAAGATGGCCTTCGAGAATCTGGACTCCCCATAGAATGTGTGCAGTTGATCTCTACAACTGATCGTAAAGCTGTAGACATCTTGTTTACTCTAAATGATTATCTAGATGTTTTAATTCCTCGAGGTGGAGCAGGATTGATTCAAAAAGTGGTTAACGAATCTAAAGTGCCTGTAATCGAAACAGGTGTTGGCAATTGTCATGTTTATGTAAACAAAGATGCAGATTTAACTAAAGCTAAAAAAATAACTTTTAACGCAAAATATTCTAGACCTGCAGTCTGTAATTCAGCTGAAAGTCTTTTAGTTGATCAAGAAATTGCAGAAGAATTCTTACCTGAAATGGCTCGAATCTTTGCTGAAAGCAATGTAGAGTTAAGAGGCTGTGAACGGACGAGAAAAATTGTGCCTAAGATTAAAGAAGCTGTAGAGGAAGATTATTCAGCGGAGTATTTAGATTATATTATGTCAGTCAAAATTGTGGAAGATTATCAAGAAGCGGTAGAGCATATCTATAAATATGGAACAAAACATTCGGAAGCAATAGTTACTGAAAATTACACAACTGCTAGATCATTTTTGGATGATATTGATGCAGCTGCAGTTTATGTTAATGCCTCAACTCGTTTTACTGATGGTGGAGAGTTTGGCTTAGGAGCAGAAACTGGAATCAGTACTCAGAAACTGCATGCTCGAGGACCAATGGGGCTTAAAGAGTTAACTACTACTAAATATATTATAATGGGTGATGGACAGATTAGAGAATAAGTTGAGGAGGCACTATAAATGAAATTAGCAATTATAGGTCTGGGTAACATGGGCCAAGCTATTTTAAGTGGTATATTAAAGAATAATATTCTTGAAGCTGAGCAGATTATAGCTGCAGATAAAAAATTTGCAAATGCTGACTTTGAAATAGAAGAAAAATTTAAAGAAATAAATATTACTGATGATAACAAAGAAGCTGTACAAAAAGCAGATTATATTATTCTGGCAGTTAAACCACAAATAATAGAGCTTGTTTTAGAAGATATTCAAAATTCTGCTGCTTCTAAAGTAATAATTTCAATTGCAGCTGGTGTAAATACTAGAACTTTATCGCAATATTTTACTGCTAATACAAAAATTATTAGAGTTATGCCTAATACCCCAGCTTTAGTTGCTGAAGGGATGAGTGCTCTTTATTATTCAAATTTGGTTGAAGCGGATGAAAGGGCATTTGTAGAGAAAATATTTAATTCTTTAGGTGAAACCGCAGAGGTTAAAGAAAGTGATATGGATGCAGTAACTGGACTCAGCGGTAGTGGGCCAGCTTTTGTATATATTTTTATAGAAGCGCTGGCTGATGCTGGTGTTTTAAAAGGTCTTGCTCGAGATACTGCTTTAAAACTGGCAGCTCAAACCGTAAAAGGTGGAGCAGAGATGGTTTTAAGTTCTGACATTCATCCTGCAGCATTAAAGGATATGGTTTGTTCACCTGCTGGAACTACTATTGCTGGTGTTGCAGAACTTGAAAATAAAGCTTTTAGATCTGCTGTAATTAATGCTGTTCAAAAAGCAGCTGAGCGTTCTGAGGAGCTGGGGCGA
Above is a window of Halanaerobium saccharolyticum subsp. saccharolyticum DSM 6643 DNA encoding:
- the proC gene encoding pyrroline-5-carboxylate reductase, which encodes MKLAIIGLGNMGQAILSGILKNNILEAEQIIAADKKFANADFEIEEKFKEINITDDNKEAVQKADYIILAVKPQIIELVLEDIQNSAASKVIISIAAGVNTRTLSQYFTANTKIIRVMPNTPALVAEGMSALYYSNLVEADERAFVEKIFNSLGETAEVKESDMDAVTGLSGSGPAFVYIFIEALADAGVLKGLARDTALKLAAQTVKGGAEMVLSSDIHPAALKDMVCSPAGTTIAGVAELENKAFRSAVINAVQKAAERSEELGR
- a CDS encoding glutamate-5-semialdehyde dehydrogenase, whose protein sequence is MSIREELISQADAAKKAARKLAKAGTNEKNKALNLIADKLLERKDEILKSNEKDMHQGRENDLSRALLDRLQLTEARIKGMAQGLREVASQDDPIGEVPEMWKRPNGLQIGKIRVPLGVIGIIYEARPNVTVDVAGLCLKSGNTVILRGGSNAFNSNQILTNIIQDGLRESGLPIECVQLISTTDRKAVDILFTLNDYLDVLIPRGGAGLIQKVVNESKVPVIETGVGNCHVYVNKDADLTKAKKITFNAKYSRPAVCNSAESLLVDQEIAEEFLPEMARIFAESNVELRGCERTRKIVPKIKEAVEEDYSAEYLDYIMSVKIVEDYQEAVEHIYKYGTKHSEAIVTENYTTARSFLDDIDAAAVYVNASTRFTDGGEFGLGAETGISTQKLHARGPMGLKELTTTKYIIMGDGQIRE